One genomic window of Diospyros lotus cultivar Yz01 chromosome 8, ASM1463336v1, whole genome shotgun sequence includes the following:
- the LOC127808358 gene encoding uncharacterized protein LOC127808358: MDGVDQGERRRRSLKERLGFKGMGCCGATWGGLRPTTLSVQDDAEEGREQELLDAVETPAGSASGDVCAGETRSASGMNLAAALAAERELRAAQDSDGGASPLRPTNGRPSSETASETPLRVSLMRLMEETEGSEGERETAAGEGSDSVCCVCMGRKKGAAFIPCGHTFCRVCSRELWLNRGTCPICNRQILEILDLF, translated from the coding sequence GTTGATCAGGGGGAGAGGCGGCGGAGGAGTCTGAAAGAGCGGCTGGGATTCAAGGGAATGGGCTGCTGCGGCGCCACCTGGGGGGGCCTCCGGCCGACCACTCTAAGCGTCCAAGACGACGCGGAGGAAGGCCGGGAACAAGAGTTATTAGATGCGGTCGAGACCCCGGCGGGGAGCGCGTCGGGCGATGTCTGCGCGGGGGAGACGCGGTCGGCGTCGGGGATGAACTTGGCGGCCGCGCTGGCGGCCGAGCGCGAGCTCCGGGCGGCCCAAGATTCGGACGGAGGAGCAAGCCCATTAAGGCCCACGAACGGGCGGCCCAGCAGCGAAACGGCGTCGGAAACGCCGTTGAGAGTGTCGCTGATGAGACTGATGGAGGAAACGGAGGGcagcgagggagagagagaaacggCGGCGGGGGAGGGGAGCGATTCGGTGTGCTGCGTGTGCATGGGGAGGAAAAAGGGCGCGGCGTTCATACCATGTGGGCACACATTTTGCAGGGTGTGTTCGAGGGAGCTTTGGTTGAATCGAGGGACTTGCCCCATTTGCAACCGTCAGATCCTCGAGATTCTCGATCTATTCTAA
- the LOC127807786 gene encoding protein CLMP1 isoform X2, giving the protein MAMQDVQALLGADPTHGDALEIARRLRTALGPRQEAQQDLQSRPSPAALGASAVGAPVSGLGPCLPARPVPKKAASAGGSLVSPNNKLEKPQTIPPTENGLDSKSQLMKVVLKPSNGSVKSNATKENQKERPSSSVSLPAQSQASNTAIRWRPLKLVYDHDIRLAQMPVYCNFKALREIVRKRFPSSKSVLIKYKDNDSDLVTITCTDELRLAESSVDSRTPLEPETGKTNSFGMLRLHIVEVTPEQEPPILEEEEEKPLESDASKGDDSGSHSSLGDSAVETVDVEVEIDKSVKEAQKEKPGAPEDPESKEVEMDDWLFEFAQLFRTHVGIDPDAHIDLHELGMELCSEALEETVTSEEAQILFDKAALKFQEVAALAFFNWGNVHMCAARKRIPIDDSAAKELVATQLQAAYNWVQEKYSLAREKYKEALLIKPDFYEGLLALGQQQFEMAKLHWSYVLAKKEDISKWDPTETIKLFDSAEEKMKAATEMWEKLEEQRANELKDPNATKSEELLKRRKKQGPGKEGESSGIGGQGEMSADEAAEQVAAMRSQIHLFWGNMLFERSQVECKLGLGGWKSILDDAAERFKLAGASDSDISMVLKNHCSNADAVKGDEKKVENLSTDEGVNETGYKAESSQVSVE; this is encoded by the coding sequence ATGGCGATGCAAGATGTGCAGGCGCTACTAGGTGCTGATCCGACACACGGGGATGCTTTGGAGATTGCCCGGCGGTTGAGGACTGCGCTTGGACCTCGCCAAGAAGCCCAGCAGGACCTCCAGAGCCGCCCGTCTCCAGCTGCTCTTGGGGCTTCTGCGGTTGGAGCGCCTGTTAGTGGCCTAGGACCTTGTTTACCAGCAAGACCTGTACCCAAGAAAGCAGCTTCAGCTGGGGGGTCACTTGTATCACCTAACAATAAGTTGGAAAAGCCCCAAACAATTCCACCTACTGAAAATGGTCTGGATTCCAAAAGCCAGTTAATGAAGGTTGTTTTGAAGCCATCAAATGGTTCCGTCAAATCCAATGCCACCAAGGAGAATCAGAAGGAGAGACCATCTTCATCAGTGTCATTGCCTGCTCAGAGTCAGGCTTCGAACACTGCAATTAGATGGAGGCCTTTGAAGCTCGTTTATGACCATGACATAAGGCTTGCCCAAATGCCTGTCTATTGCAATTTTAAAGCATTGAGGGAGATTGTAAGGAAACGCTTTCCATCTTCAAAGTCAGTTCTTATTAAATACAAGGATAATGACAGTGATTTGGTGACTATAACCTGTACGGATGAACTCAGATTGGCGGAGTCAAGTGTTGACAGCCGTACACCATTGGAACCTGAAACAGGGAAGACCAACTCATTTGGGATGCTGAGACTGCATATTGTTGAGGTGACTCCTGAACAGGAGCCACCCATCcttgaagaggaggaggagaagccTCTGGAGAGTGATGCCAGCAAAGGAGATGACAGTGGGTCACATTCTTCCCTGGGTGATTCTGCTGTGGAAACTGTGGACGTTGAGGTTGAGATTGATAAGTCGGTGAAGGAAGCCCAAAAGGAAAAGCCTGGAGCTCCAGAAGATCCTGAGTCCAAGGAAGTGGAAATGGATGACTGGTTATTTGAATTTGCTCAGTTATTTCGGACTCATGTCGGTATTGATCCCGATGCGCATATTGACCTGCATGAACTTGGAATGGAGCTATGCTCAGAGGCCCTTGAAGAGACAGTAACCAGTGAGGAGGCTCAAATCCTTTTTGACAAGGCTGCATTAAAGTTCCAGGAGGTAGCTGCACTGGCTTTCTTCAATTGGGGAAATGTTCACATGTGTGCTGCAAGAAAAAGGATTCCAATTGATGACTCAGCGGCAAAGGAGTTGGTGGCAACACAGCTGCAAGCAGCTTATAACTGGGTGCAAGAAAAATATTCTCTGGCCAGAGAAAAGTACAAAGAGGCACTCCTGATTAAGCCAGACTTTTATGAGGGGTTACTTGCACTGGGCCAGCAGCAATTTGAGATGGCAAAACTTCATTGGTCCTATGTGCTTGCTAAGAAAGAAGATATCTCAAAATGGGATCCAACTGAAACAATTAAACTTTTTGATAGTgcagaagagaaaatgaaagctGCAACTGAGATGTGGGAGAAGCTTGAGGAGCAGAGAGCTAACGAGCTAAAAGATCCTAATGCAACCAAGAGTGAAGAATtgttaaaaagaagaaagaaacaaggaCCTGGTAAAGAAGGTGAATCCTCCGGAATTGGTGGTCAGGGTGAGATGTCAGCTGATGAAGCAGCCGAACAGGTGGCAGCTATGAGATCACAAATTCATCTATTCTGGGGTAACATGCTTTTTGAGCGTTCTCAAGTTGAATGCAAACTAGGTTTAGGTGGTTGGAAAAGCATCCTGGATGACGCTGCTGAGAGATTCAAGCTTGCTGGTGCTTCTGACTCTGACATTTCAATGGTTTTGAAGAACCACTGTTCCAATGCTGATGCTGTCAAAGGAGATGAGAAGAAGGTTGAGAACCTAAGCACTGATGAGGGGGTTAATGAAACAGGCTATAAAGCTGAGTCAAGTCAAGTGTCAGTGGAGTGA
- the LOC127807788 gene encoding 1-aminocyclopropane-1-carboxylate oxidase encodes MEAFPVINMEMLNGEGREAAMEKLRNACENWGFFEVVNHGISHELMDSVERLTKEHYKKFMEQRFKEMVASKGLEVVQSEINDLDWESTFFLRHLPSSNLSELPDLEDDYKKAMKEFAEDLEKLAEQLLDYLCENLGLEKGYLKKAFYGSKGPTFGTKVSNYPPCPRPELIKGLRAHTDAGGIILLFQDDKVSGLQLLKDGQWVDVPPLKHSIVINIGDQLEVITNGKYKSVMHRVIAQTDGNRMSIASFYNPGSDAVIYPAPALVEKEADHEQKQVYPKFVFEDYMKLYAGLKFQAKEPRFEAMKAMETPLNLGPIATV; translated from the exons atggagGCCTTCCCAGTTATTAACATGGAGATGCTTAACGGCGAAGGGAGAGAAGCAGCCATGGAGAAGCTCAGAAACGCTTGTGAGAACTGGGGCTTCTTTGAg GTGGTGAACCATGGCATCTCCCACGAGCTGATGGACTCAGTGGAGAGGCTCACAAAGGAGCACTACAAGAAGTTCATGGAGCAAAGGTTCAAGGAAATGGTGGCAAGCAAAGGCCTTGAGGTTGTTCAGTCTGAGATCAACGACTTGGACTGGGAAAGCACCTTCTTCTTGCGCCATCTTCCTTCTTCCAACCTCTCAGAACTCCCTGATCTTGAAGATGATTACAA GAAGGCAATGAAGGAGTTTGCTGAGGACCTGGAGAAACTGGCGGAGCAGCTGCTGGACTACTTGTGTGAAAACCTAGGGCTGGAGAAAGGGTATCTGAAGAAGGCTTTCTATGGCTCCAAAGGTCCGACTTTTGGGACCAAGGTGAGCAACTATCCACCATGTCCAAGACCGGAGCTGATAAAGGGGCTGAGAGCCCACACAGATGCCGGTGGCATCATCTTGCTCTTCCAAGATGACAAGGTCAGTGGCCTCCAGCTCCTCAAGGATGGCCAGTGGGTCGATGTCCCACCATTGAAGCACTCCATTGTCATCAACATTGGCGACCAACTTGAG GTAATCACCAATGGCAAATACAAGAGCGTGATGCACCGAGTGATTGCGCAAACAGATGGCAACAGAATGTCCATAGCCTCTTTCTACAACCCGGGCAGCGACGCAGTGATTTATCCAGCACCAGCCTTGGTGGAGAAAGAAGCCGATCATGAGCAGAAGCAAGTTTACCCCAAATTTGTCTTCGAAGACTACATGAAGCTCTATGCTGGCCTGAAATTCCAGGCCAAAGAGCCACGCTTTGAGGCCATGAAAGCCATGGAAACCCCTCTCAACTTGGGGCCAATTGCCACAGTCTAA
- the LOC127807786 gene encoding protein CLMP1 isoform X1 — protein sequence MGKSGGRKKKGGVNVNQNQVSGANSPAPIANGGIGFDSSIFLKRAHELKEEGNRRFQGKDYVGALEQYDNALKLIPKIHPDRAVFHSNRAACLMQMKPIDYDAVITECSMALQVQPRFVRALLRRARAFEAIGKYEMAMQDVQALLGADPTHGDALEIARRLRTALGPRQEAQQDLQSRPSPAALGASAVGAPVSGLGPCLPARPVPKKAASAGGSLVSPNNKLEKPQTIPPTENGLDSKSQLMKVVLKPSNGSVKSNATKENQKERPSSSVSLPAQSQASNTAIRWRPLKLVYDHDIRLAQMPVYCNFKALREIVRKRFPSSKSVLIKYKDNDSDLVTITCTDELRLAESSVDSRTPLEPETGKTNSFGMLRLHIVEVTPEQEPPILEEEEEKPLESDASKGDDSGSHSSLGDSAVETVDVEVEIDKSVKEAQKEKPGAPEDPESKEVEMDDWLFEFAQLFRTHVGIDPDAHIDLHELGMELCSEALEETVTSEEAQILFDKAALKFQEVAALAFFNWGNVHMCAARKRIPIDDSAAKELVATQLQAAYNWVQEKYSLAREKYKEALLIKPDFYEGLLALGQQQFEMAKLHWSYVLAKKEDISKWDPTETIKLFDSAEEKMKAATEMWEKLEEQRANELKDPNATKSEELLKRRKKQGPGKEGESSGIGGQGEMSADEAAEQVAAMRSQIHLFWGNMLFERSQVECKLGLGGWKSILDDAAERFKLAGASDSDISMVLKNHCSNADAVKGDEKKVENLSTDEGVNETGYKAESSQVSVE from the coding sequence ATGGGGAAATCGGGAGGTAGGAAAAAGAAGGGTGGCGTTAATGTTAATCAAAACCAAGTTTCAGGGGCTAACAGTCCAGCCCCAATTGCTAATGGTGGAATTGGTTTCGACTCTTCAATTTTCTTGAAAAGAGCACATGAGCTTAAAGAGGAAGGAAACAGAAGATTTCAGGGGAAAGACTATGTGGGTGCTCTTGAACAATATGATAATGCCCTTAAACTTATTCCTAAAATCCACCCAGACCGAGCCGTGTTTCATAGCAATAGAGCGGCTTGTTTGATGCAAATGAAGCCCATAGACTATGATGCTGTAATTACCGAGTGTTCTATGGCGCTTCAGGTTCAGCCCCGGTTTGTTCGTGCCCTTCTAAGGAGGGCTAGGGCTTTTGAGGCTATAGGGAAGTATGAAATGGCGATGCAAGATGTGCAGGCGCTACTAGGTGCTGATCCGACACACGGGGATGCTTTGGAGATTGCCCGGCGGTTGAGGACTGCGCTTGGACCTCGCCAAGAAGCCCAGCAGGACCTCCAGAGCCGCCCGTCTCCAGCTGCTCTTGGGGCTTCTGCGGTTGGAGCGCCTGTTAGTGGCCTAGGACCTTGTTTACCAGCAAGACCTGTACCCAAGAAAGCAGCTTCAGCTGGGGGGTCACTTGTATCACCTAACAATAAGTTGGAAAAGCCCCAAACAATTCCACCTACTGAAAATGGTCTGGATTCCAAAAGCCAGTTAATGAAGGTTGTTTTGAAGCCATCAAATGGTTCCGTCAAATCCAATGCCACCAAGGAGAATCAGAAGGAGAGACCATCTTCATCAGTGTCATTGCCTGCTCAGAGTCAGGCTTCGAACACTGCAATTAGATGGAGGCCTTTGAAGCTCGTTTATGACCATGACATAAGGCTTGCCCAAATGCCTGTCTATTGCAATTTTAAAGCATTGAGGGAGATTGTAAGGAAACGCTTTCCATCTTCAAAGTCAGTTCTTATTAAATACAAGGATAATGACAGTGATTTGGTGACTATAACCTGTACGGATGAACTCAGATTGGCGGAGTCAAGTGTTGACAGCCGTACACCATTGGAACCTGAAACAGGGAAGACCAACTCATTTGGGATGCTGAGACTGCATATTGTTGAGGTGACTCCTGAACAGGAGCCACCCATCcttgaagaggaggaggagaagccTCTGGAGAGTGATGCCAGCAAAGGAGATGACAGTGGGTCACATTCTTCCCTGGGTGATTCTGCTGTGGAAACTGTGGACGTTGAGGTTGAGATTGATAAGTCGGTGAAGGAAGCCCAAAAGGAAAAGCCTGGAGCTCCAGAAGATCCTGAGTCCAAGGAAGTGGAAATGGATGACTGGTTATTTGAATTTGCTCAGTTATTTCGGACTCATGTCGGTATTGATCCCGATGCGCATATTGACCTGCATGAACTTGGAATGGAGCTATGCTCAGAGGCCCTTGAAGAGACAGTAACCAGTGAGGAGGCTCAAATCCTTTTTGACAAGGCTGCATTAAAGTTCCAGGAGGTAGCTGCACTGGCTTTCTTCAATTGGGGAAATGTTCACATGTGTGCTGCAAGAAAAAGGATTCCAATTGATGACTCAGCGGCAAAGGAGTTGGTGGCAACACAGCTGCAAGCAGCTTATAACTGGGTGCAAGAAAAATATTCTCTGGCCAGAGAAAAGTACAAAGAGGCACTCCTGATTAAGCCAGACTTTTATGAGGGGTTACTTGCACTGGGCCAGCAGCAATTTGAGATGGCAAAACTTCATTGGTCCTATGTGCTTGCTAAGAAAGAAGATATCTCAAAATGGGATCCAACTGAAACAATTAAACTTTTTGATAGTgcagaagagaaaatgaaagctGCAACTGAGATGTGGGAGAAGCTTGAGGAGCAGAGAGCTAACGAGCTAAAAGATCCTAATGCAACCAAGAGTGAAGAATtgttaaaaagaagaaagaaacaaggaCCTGGTAAAGAAGGTGAATCCTCCGGAATTGGTGGTCAGGGTGAGATGTCAGCTGATGAAGCAGCCGAACAGGTGGCAGCTATGAGATCACAAATTCATCTATTCTGGGGTAACATGCTTTTTGAGCGTTCTCAAGTTGAATGCAAACTAGGTTTAGGTGGTTGGAAAAGCATCCTGGATGACGCTGCTGAGAGATTCAAGCTTGCTGGTGCTTCTGACTCTGACATTTCAATGGTTTTGAAGAACCACTGTTCCAATGCTGATGCTGTCAAAGGAGATGAGAAGAAGGTTGAGAACCTAAGCACTGATGAGGGGGTTAATGAAACAGGCTATAAAGCTGAGTCAAGTCAAGTGTCAGTGGAGTGA